One genomic window of Camelina sativa cultivar DH55 chromosome 5, Cs, whole genome shotgun sequence includes the following:
- the LOC104787242 gene encoding protein FAM135B-like isoform X1, with product MIRRLRWLIGLSKRSRQAKALDAKPYIATVKPVLMVDTVQEIAIYIHRFHNLDLFQQGWYQIKITMRWEDGDNVTRGIPSRVVQYEAPDSGSNDSYGVWRIVDKDNSFLTQPFRIKYARQDIRLCMMISFTLPLERYEGSATSAAILKFELMYAPCIDNESGKQLDASPLAVHEFRIPPKALTGLHSYCPVHFDTLHAVLVDVSVHITVLKSAAYKRPASLSSGVSNSKNVSGSTAQSFKKALGLLASADKKLVSFVKALLGARDILLEDMQRLSEAAGQSLDLSDFVSNMNNVPLSNSTVDGSGQGKEQNSLEKLNITFNVASDEWLHELPKDQLSRLFHLLGTQLHYLWTTFLGFHRDNHTKILEYVRDIWTKDRRAEWSIWMVYSKVEMPHHFINSGMTDILNQSAHKRHSSVLKLNEPAQVAATRAELHRRSIAQMRINNRSIQDMHILGDPMRVPIVIIERVLNAPRRTLSDNSYLRHVDLLDSNLLNGNNDEADKTKATTNSQQSARELKIVVFVHGFQGHHLDLRLVRNQWLLIDPKIEFLMSEANEERTHGDFREMGQRLAQEVVSFLKRKNDRYARQGQLKGIKLSFVGHSIGNVIIRTALADSLMEPYRKFLHTYLSLSGPHLGYLYSTNSLFNSGLWLLKKLKSTQVIHQLTLTDDPDLRHTFFYKLCKQKTLENFKNIILLSSPQDGYVPYHSARIESCQPASFDSSKRGIAFLEMLNNCLDQIRGPVPEAPHQQRVFMRCDVNFDTTVYGRNLNSFIGRAAHIEFLESDIFARFIMWSFQDLFR from the exons ATGATACGCCGTCTTAGATGGTTAATTGGATTGAGTAAAAGAAGTAGGCAAGCAAAGGCACTTGATGCGAAACCTTACATTGCAACGGTTAAGCCAGTACTAATGGTTGATACGGTTCAAGAGATTGCGATTTATATCCACAGGTTTCATAACCTTGATCTTTTCCAGCAAGG ATGgtatcaaatcaaaatcaccaTGAGATGGGAGGATGGTGATAACGTAACTCGTGGTATTCCTTCACGAGTCGTTCAGTATGAAG cACCTGATTCTGGTTCTAATGATTCATATGGAGTGTGGAGGATAGTTGATAAAGATAATAGTTTCTTAACACAGCCCTTTCGTATCAAATATGCAAGGCAGGACATTCGTCTGTGTATGATGATTTCATTTACTCTGCCACTGGAAAGATATGAG GGGTCAGCTACGTCTGCTGCGATATTAAAGTTTGAGCTTATGTATGCTCCGTGTATAGATAACGAGTCAGGGAAGCAATTAGATGCTTCTCCTCTTGCAGTTCATGAGTTCCGTATTCCTCCTAAAGCTCTCACAGGCTTGCATTCATACTGTCCAGTGCATTTTGATACACTTCATGCGGTTCTTGTCGATGTGAGTGTCCACATCACTGTATTGAAATCTGCTGCTTACAAACGACCTGCAAGTCTATCAAG TGGCGTAAGTAACAGTAAAAATGTCAGTGGCAGCACTGCTCAATCATTCAAGAAA GCACTTGGTCTGCTTGCTTCTGCTGACAAGAAACTGGTGTCATTTGTTAAAGCATTACTTGGAGCTCGTGATATTTTACTCGAGGATATGCAAAGACTTAGCGAGGCAGCTGGTCAATCATTAGACTTGTCTGACTTTGTTTCAAATATGAACAATGTTCCGTTATCTAATTCAACAGTTGACGGTTCAGGACAAGGCAAGGAACAAAACAGTCTTGAG AAGTTGAATATCACATTTAATGTAGCCAGTGATGAGTGGCTTCATGAATTACCAAAGGATCAGCTATCCCGTCTATTCCACTTACTAGGCACCCAGCTCCATTATCTTTGGACCACGTTTCTAGGATTTCACCG GGATAATCACACAAAAATACTGGAATATGTTCGTGATATCTGGACTAAAGATCGGAGAGCTGAATGGTCAATATGGATGGTGTATTCTAAGGTTGAAATGCCTCATCATTTTATAAATAGTGGAATGACTGATATCTTAAACCAGAGTGCACACAAAAGACACTCAAGCGTGTTGAAGTTGAATGAA CCTGCTCAAGTTGCAGCTACCCGTGCTGAACTTCACCGTCGAAGTATTGCACAGATGCGG ATTAACAACCGTTCAATACAAGACATGCATATACTTGGAGATCCTATGCGGGTTCCCATTGTTATTATTGAACGTGTACTGAATGCACCAAGACGCACTTTAAGTGATAACTCGTATTTGAGACATGTGGATCTCCTCGATTCTAATTTGCTTAATGGGAACAATGACGAAGCGGACAAAACAAAAGCTACTACTAACTCCCAGCAAAGTGCTCGTGAACTTAAAATCGTTGTATTTGTTCATGGTTTTCAG GGGCATCACTTGGACTTAAGGCTTGTTCGGAATCAGTGGCTTCTGATAGATCCGAAAATAGAGTTTCTCATGTCCGAGGCAAATGAGGAGAGAACACATGGAGATTTCAGGGAAATGGGACAGAGGCTTGCGCAAGAAGTTGTTTCTTTCCTTAAGAGGAAAAATGATAGATATGCGAGACAAGGGCAATTAAAAGGAATCAAATTGAGTTTTGTTGGGCATTCCATTGGTAATGTCATCATCAGAACAGCACTTGCCG ATAGTTTAATGGAACCATACAGGAAGTTTCTACATACATACTTATCGCTCTCGGGTCCGCACTTGGGTTATCTGTATAGTACAAACTCCTTGTTTAACTCCGGGCTTTGGCTCCTGAAAAAGTTGAAGAGTACACAAGTTATTCACCAGCTTACACTCACAGATGATCCTGATCTCCGTCATACTTTCTTTTACAAACTCTGCAAG CAAAAGACGTtggaaaatttcaaaaatataattctcctctCGTCCCCTCAG GATGGTTATGTTCCATATCACTCGGCAAGAATCGAATCATGCCAGCCGGCTTCTTTCGACAGCTCGAAAAGGGGAATAGCCTTTTTAGAAATGCTGAACAATTGTTTGGACCAAATACGTGGACCGGTCCCCGAAGCACCACATCAGCAACGGGTGTTTATGCGCTGCGACGTTAACTTTGACACAACTGTGTATGGTCGTAACCTGAACTCATTCATCGGACGTGCTGCTCACATCGAGTTTTTGGAGTCTGATATTTTTGCAAGATTCATAATGTGGTCATTTCAAGATCTGTTCCGCTGA
- the LOC104787242 gene encoding protein FAM135B-like isoform X2: MIRRLRWLIGLSKRSRQAKALDAKPYIATVKPVLMVDTVQEIAIYIHRFHNLDLFQQGWYQIKITMRWEDGDNVTRGIPSRVVQYEAPDSGSNDSYGVWRIVDKDNSFLTQPFRIKYARQDIRLCMMISFTLPLERYEGSATSAAILKFELMYAPCIDNESGKQLDASPLAVHEFRIPPKALTGLHSYCPVHFDTLHAVLVDVSVHITVLKSAAYKRPASLSSGVSNSKNVSGSTAQSFKKALGLLASADKKLVSFVKALLGARDILLEDMQRLSEAAGQSLDLSDFVSNMNNVPLSNSTVDGSGQGKEQNSLELNITFNVASDEWLHELPKDQLSRLFHLLGTQLHYLWTTFLGFHRDNHTKILEYVRDIWTKDRRAEWSIWMVYSKVEMPHHFINSGMTDILNQSAHKRHSSVLKLNEPAQVAATRAELHRRSIAQMRINNRSIQDMHILGDPMRVPIVIIERVLNAPRRTLSDNSYLRHVDLLDSNLLNGNNDEADKTKATTNSQQSARELKIVVFVHGFQGHHLDLRLVRNQWLLIDPKIEFLMSEANEERTHGDFREMGQRLAQEVVSFLKRKNDRYARQGQLKGIKLSFVGHSIGNVIIRTALADSLMEPYRKFLHTYLSLSGPHLGYLYSTNSLFNSGLWLLKKLKSTQVIHQLTLTDDPDLRHTFFYKLCKQKTLENFKNIILLSSPQDGYVPYHSARIESCQPASFDSSKRGIAFLEMLNNCLDQIRGPVPEAPHQQRVFMRCDVNFDTTVYGRNLNSFIGRAAHIEFLESDIFARFIMWSFQDLFR, encoded by the exons ATGATACGCCGTCTTAGATGGTTAATTGGATTGAGTAAAAGAAGTAGGCAAGCAAAGGCACTTGATGCGAAACCTTACATTGCAACGGTTAAGCCAGTACTAATGGTTGATACGGTTCAAGAGATTGCGATTTATATCCACAGGTTTCATAACCTTGATCTTTTCCAGCAAGG ATGgtatcaaatcaaaatcaccaTGAGATGGGAGGATGGTGATAACGTAACTCGTGGTATTCCTTCACGAGTCGTTCAGTATGAAG cACCTGATTCTGGTTCTAATGATTCATATGGAGTGTGGAGGATAGTTGATAAAGATAATAGTTTCTTAACACAGCCCTTTCGTATCAAATATGCAAGGCAGGACATTCGTCTGTGTATGATGATTTCATTTACTCTGCCACTGGAAAGATATGAG GGGTCAGCTACGTCTGCTGCGATATTAAAGTTTGAGCTTATGTATGCTCCGTGTATAGATAACGAGTCAGGGAAGCAATTAGATGCTTCTCCTCTTGCAGTTCATGAGTTCCGTATTCCTCCTAAAGCTCTCACAGGCTTGCATTCATACTGTCCAGTGCATTTTGATACACTTCATGCGGTTCTTGTCGATGTGAGTGTCCACATCACTGTATTGAAATCTGCTGCTTACAAACGACCTGCAAGTCTATCAAG TGGCGTAAGTAACAGTAAAAATGTCAGTGGCAGCACTGCTCAATCATTCAAGAAA GCACTTGGTCTGCTTGCTTCTGCTGACAAGAAACTGGTGTCATTTGTTAAAGCATTACTTGGAGCTCGTGATATTTTACTCGAGGATATGCAAAGACTTAGCGAGGCAGCTGGTCAATCATTAGACTTGTCTGACTTTGTTTCAAATATGAACAATGTTCCGTTATCTAATTCAACAGTTGACGGTTCAGGACAAGGCAAGGAACAAAACAGTCTTGAG TTGAATATCACATTTAATGTAGCCAGTGATGAGTGGCTTCATGAATTACCAAAGGATCAGCTATCCCGTCTATTCCACTTACTAGGCACCCAGCTCCATTATCTTTGGACCACGTTTCTAGGATTTCACCG GGATAATCACACAAAAATACTGGAATATGTTCGTGATATCTGGACTAAAGATCGGAGAGCTGAATGGTCAATATGGATGGTGTATTCTAAGGTTGAAATGCCTCATCATTTTATAAATAGTGGAATGACTGATATCTTAAACCAGAGTGCACACAAAAGACACTCAAGCGTGTTGAAGTTGAATGAA CCTGCTCAAGTTGCAGCTACCCGTGCTGAACTTCACCGTCGAAGTATTGCACAGATGCGG ATTAACAACCGTTCAATACAAGACATGCATATACTTGGAGATCCTATGCGGGTTCCCATTGTTATTATTGAACGTGTACTGAATGCACCAAGACGCACTTTAAGTGATAACTCGTATTTGAGACATGTGGATCTCCTCGATTCTAATTTGCTTAATGGGAACAATGACGAAGCGGACAAAACAAAAGCTACTACTAACTCCCAGCAAAGTGCTCGTGAACTTAAAATCGTTGTATTTGTTCATGGTTTTCAG GGGCATCACTTGGACTTAAGGCTTGTTCGGAATCAGTGGCTTCTGATAGATCCGAAAATAGAGTTTCTCATGTCCGAGGCAAATGAGGAGAGAACACATGGAGATTTCAGGGAAATGGGACAGAGGCTTGCGCAAGAAGTTGTTTCTTTCCTTAAGAGGAAAAATGATAGATATGCGAGACAAGGGCAATTAAAAGGAATCAAATTGAGTTTTGTTGGGCATTCCATTGGTAATGTCATCATCAGAACAGCACTTGCCG ATAGTTTAATGGAACCATACAGGAAGTTTCTACATACATACTTATCGCTCTCGGGTCCGCACTTGGGTTATCTGTATAGTACAAACTCCTTGTTTAACTCCGGGCTTTGGCTCCTGAAAAAGTTGAAGAGTACACAAGTTATTCACCAGCTTACACTCACAGATGATCCTGATCTCCGTCATACTTTCTTTTACAAACTCTGCAAG CAAAAGACGTtggaaaatttcaaaaatataattctcctctCGTCCCCTCAG GATGGTTATGTTCCATATCACTCGGCAAGAATCGAATCATGCCAGCCGGCTTCTTTCGACAGCTCGAAAAGGGGAATAGCCTTTTTAGAAATGCTGAACAATTGTTTGGACCAAATACGTGGACCGGTCCCCGAAGCACCACATCAGCAACGGGTGTTTATGCGCTGCGACGTTAACTTTGACACAACTGTGTATGGTCGTAACCTGAACTCATTCATCGGACGTGCTGCTCACATCGAGTTTTTGGAGTCTGATATTTTTGCAAGATTCATAATGTGGTCATTTCAAGATCTGTTCCGCTGA
- the LOC104787242 gene encoding uncharacterized protein LOC104787242 isoform X3, with translation MILDMQGSATSAAILKFELMYAPCIDNESGKQLDASPLAVHEFRIPPKALTGLHSYCPVHFDTLHAVLVDVSVHITVLKSAAYKRPASLSSGVSNSKNVSGSTAQSFKKALGLLASADKKLVSFVKALLGARDILLEDMQRLSEAAGQSLDLSDFVSNMNNVPLSNSTVDGSGQGKEQNSLEKLNITFNVASDEWLHELPKDQLSRLFHLLGTQLHYLWTTFLGFHRDNHTKILEYVRDIWTKDRRAEWSIWMVYSKVEMPHHFINSGMTDILNQSAHKRHSSVLKLNEPAQVAATRAELHRRSIAQMRINNRSIQDMHILGDPMRVPIVIIERVLNAPRRTLSDNSYLRHVDLLDSNLLNGNNDEADKTKATTNSQQSARELKIVVFVHGFQGHHLDLRLVRNQWLLIDPKIEFLMSEANEERTHGDFREMGQRLAQEVVSFLKRKNDRYARQGQLKGIKLSFVGHSIGNVIIRTALADSLMEPYRKFLHTYLSLSGPHLGYLYSTNSLFNSGLWLLKKLKSTQVIHQLTLTDDPDLRHTFFYKLCKQKTLENFKNIILLSSPQDGYVPYHSARIESCQPASFDSSKRGIAFLEMLNNCLDQIRGPVPEAPHQQRVFMRCDVNFDTTVYGRNLNSFIGRAAHIEFLESDIFARFIMWSFQDLFR, from the exons ATGATTCTGGATATGCAGGGGTCAGCTACGTCTGCTGCGATATTAAAGTTTGAGCTTATGTATGCTCCGTGTATAGATAACGAGTCAGGGAAGCAATTAGATGCTTCTCCTCTTGCAGTTCATGAGTTCCGTATTCCTCCTAAAGCTCTCACAGGCTTGCATTCATACTGTCCAGTGCATTTTGATACACTTCATGCGGTTCTTGTCGATGTGAGTGTCCACATCACTGTATTGAAATCTGCTGCTTACAAACGACCTGCAAGTCTATCAAG TGGCGTAAGTAACAGTAAAAATGTCAGTGGCAGCACTGCTCAATCATTCAAGAAA GCACTTGGTCTGCTTGCTTCTGCTGACAAGAAACTGGTGTCATTTGTTAAAGCATTACTTGGAGCTCGTGATATTTTACTCGAGGATATGCAAAGACTTAGCGAGGCAGCTGGTCAATCATTAGACTTGTCTGACTTTGTTTCAAATATGAACAATGTTCCGTTATCTAATTCAACAGTTGACGGTTCAGGACAAGGCAAGGAACAAAACAGTCTTGAG AAGTTGAATATCACATTTAATGTAGCCAGTGATGAGTGGCTTCATGAATTACCAAAGGATCAGCTATCCCGTCTATTCCACTTACTAGGCACCCAGCTCCATTATCTTTGGACCACGTTTCTAGGATTTCACCG GGATAATCACACAAAAATACTGGAATATGTTCGTGATATCTGGACTAAAGATCGGAGAGCTGAATGGTCAATATGGATGGTGTATTCTAAGGTTGAAATGCCTCATCATTTTATAAATAGTGGAATGACTGATATCTTAAACCAGAGTGCACACAAAAGACACTCAAGCGTGTTGAAGTTGAATGAA CCTGCTCAAGTTGCAGCTACCCGTGCTGAACTTCACCGTCGAAGTATTGCACAGATGCGG ATTAACAACCGTTCAATACAAGACATGCATATACTTGGAGATCCTATGCGGGTTCCCATTGTTATTATTGAACGTGTACTGAATGCACCAAGACGCACTTTAAGTGATAACTCGTATTTGAGACATGTGGATCTCCTCGATTCTAATTTGCTTAATGGGAACAATGACGAAGCGGACAAAACAAAAGCTACTACTAACTCCCAGCAAAGTGCTCGTGAACTTAAAATCGTTGTATTTGTTCATGGTTTTCAG GGGCATCACTTGGACTTAAGGCTTGTTCGGAATCAGTGGCTTCTGATAGATCCGAAAATAGAGTTTCTCATGTCCGAGGCAAATGAGGAGAGAACACATGGAGATTTCAGGGAAATGGGACAGAGGCTTGCGCAAGAAGTTGTTTCTTTCCTTAAGAGGAAAAATGATAGATATGCGAGACAAGGGCAATTAAAAGGAATCAAATTGAGTTTTGTTGGGCATTCCATTGGTAATGTCATCATCAGAACAGCACTTGCCG ATAGTTTAATGGAACCATACAGGAAGTTTCTACATACATACTTATCGCTCTCGGGTCCGCACTTGGGTTATCTGTATAGTACAAACTCCTTGTTTAACTCCGGGCTTTGGCTCCTGAAAAAGTTGAAGAGTACACAAGTTATTCACCAGCTTACACTCACAGATGATCCTGATCTCCGTCATACTTTCTTTTACAAACTCTGCAAG CAAAAGACGTtggaaaatttcaaaaatataattctcctctCGTCCCCTCAG GATGGTTATGTTCCATATCACTCGGCAAGAATCGAATCATGCCAGCCGGCTTCTTTCGACAGCTCGAAAAGGGGAATAGCCTTTTTAGAAATGCTGAACAATTGTTTGGACCAAATACGTGGACCGGTCCCCGAAGCACCACATCAGCAACGGGTGTTTATGCGCTGCGACGTTAACTTTGACACAACTGTGTATGGTCGTAACCTGAACTCATTCATCGGACGTGCTGCTCACATCGAGTTTTTGGAGTCTGATATTTTTGCAAGATTCATAATGTGGTCATTTCAAGATCTGTTCCGCTGA